One region of bacterium genomic DNA includes:
- a CDS encoding amidase has translation MATNDLGFTPATELAASIRAKTLSPVELVDAVLARIDRLNPALNAFCTITHEGARAAAKQAEAAVMRGGALGLLHGVPVSVKDLVMTKGVRTTWGSKMFEQFVPDEDAPVVVRLKQAGAIVLGKTNTPEFGFKGVTDNPVFGPTRNPWSLAHTPGGSSGGGAAAVAAGLGPLAVGTDGGGSIRIPCSCCGLVGLKPTLGRVAAAPTYGGLETLAHTGPMARTVRDAALMMNAIAGPDARDLSSLPADGTDYVAELARSVQGLRLGWTSDWGYAPVDPEVRRIAEAAAMRFAEAGCRVEEARPEFESPETPFHVLFSGSIAARLGAKLAEWRGRMDPGLVWMIEEGMKWSAVDYVTAANRRRTLSDAFVKFFAQHDLLLTPTLAAPPLPIGVNHYEEIGGRRVSPSGWFAFTYPINMTGFPAASVPCGWTADGLPVGLQIIGPRFADALVLRAAAAFETIAPWAAKRPPIG, from the coding sequence ATGGCGACCAATGATCTGGGCTTCACGCCGGCGACGGAGCTGGCGGCATCGATTCGGGCCAAGACGCTCTCGCCCGTCGAACTTGTGGACGCCGTTCTTGCGCGGATCGACCGCCTCAACCCCGCGCTGAACGCCTTCTGCACCATCACGCACGAGGGGGCGCGCGCCGCCGCCAAGCAGGCGGAGGCCGCCGTGATGCGGGGTGGCGCATTGGGCCTCCTCCACGGCGTGCCCGTCTCCGTCAAAGACCTGGTGATGACCAAAGGCGTCCGGACGACCTGGGGATCGAAGATGTTCGAGCAGTTCGTGCCGGACGAGGACGCGCCGGTGGTCGTGCGATTGAAACAGGCCGGGGCAATCGTCCTCGGCAAGACCAACACCCCCGAGTTCGGATTCAAGGGAGTCACGGACAATCCGGTATTCGGGCCGACCCGCAATCCCTGGAGTCTCGCGCACACGCCGGGAGGATCGAGCGGCGGCGGCGCCGCCGCGGTGGCCGCAGGGCTCGGGCCGCTTGCGGTCGGGACCGACGGCGGCGGCTCAATTCGGATCCCGTGCAGCTGCTGCGGCCTCGTTGGGTTGAAGCCCACCCTCGGCCGCGTCGCGGCTGCTCCCACCTACGGGGGGCTCGAGACGCTCGCGCACACGGGCCCCATGGCCCGGACGGTACGCGACGCCGCTCTGATGATGAACGCGATCGCAGGACCGGACGCCCGCGACCTCAGTTCGCTGCCCGCCGACGGAACGGACTATGTGGCCGAACTGGCGCGCTCCGTGCAGGGACTGCGTCTGGGGTGGACGTCTGACTGGGGGTACGCACCGGTCGATCCTGAGGTCCGCCGGATTGCAGAGGCGGCAGCGATGCGCTTCGCGGAAGCCGGCTGCCGCGTGGAGGAAGCGAGGCCCGAATTCGAGAGTCCGGAGACGCCGTTTCACGTGCTGTTCTCCGGCTCGATCGCGGCGAGGCTAGGCGCGAAGCTTGCCGAATGGCGCGGCCGGATGGACCCCGGACTTGTCTGGATGATCGAGGAGGGCATGAAGTGGTCCGCGGTCGATTATGTGACCGCCGCCAACCGGCGCCGGACGCTCAGCGACGCCTTCGTCAAGTTCTTCGCGCAGCACGACCTGCTGCTCACGCCGACGCTGGCCGCGCCGCCGCTTCCGATCGGCGTCAACCATTACGAGGAGATCGGGGGGCGGAGGGTCAGCCCATCGGGGTGGTTCGCCTTCACCTATCCCATTAATATGACGGGGTTTCCCGCGGCATCGGTGCCCTGTGGGTGG
- a CDS encoding Rieske (2Fe-2S) protein produces the protein MARYVVGRAADLPPGSRRIVTAGSRSIGVFNIRGRFYALRNRCPHQGAPLCLGKIKGTTLPGRPYEYLYGREDEIIQCPWHGWEFEIATGRTHFNPHKMRAKTFEVTVGRAGEQDVILETFPVTTEDGLVILHA, from the coding sequence ATGGCGCGATACGTGGTGGGGCGTGCGGCCGACCTTCCGCCGGGAAGCCGGAGGATCGTGACGGCCGGGAGCCGTTCGATCGGAGTGTTCAATATCCGGGGGCGGTTCTACGCGCTGCGCAACCGGTGCCCCCACCAAGGTGCCCCGCTGTGCCTGGGAAAGATCAAGGGCACAACGCTGCCCGGCAGGCCCTATGAATATCTCTACGGCCGCGAGGACGAGATCATCCAATGCCCGTGGCACGGATGGGAGTTTGAGATCGCAACGGGCCGCACGCACTTCAACCCCCACAAGATGCGCGCCAAGACGTTTGAGGTCACTGTCGGCAGGGCCGGCGAGCAGGACGTAATCCTCGAAACATTCCCGGTCACGACCGAGGACGGCCTCGTGATCCTACACGCGTGA
- a CDS encoding HAD family hydrolase, translating into MPVPPLPKGLLCDMDDTILNSSGARELCWGEAFAEAAGRLGGLEWTAFIEAITRTERWFWTDPERHLRGRMDLLAACRETTHAALVELGIDRLDLAKALADRYRELREERFCVFPGALETLDHLRAGGVRLAMMTNGTAADQRRKIDRFGLDRYFDRVLIEGELGVGKPHSRVYTIALAALGCRPEEAWSVGDNLEWDVVGPQRLGIYGIWIDGRGQGLPAESAARPDRIVRSITDLRAGDDTCSQRGG; encoded by the coding sequence GTGCCCGTACCGCCACTCCCCAAAGGCCTGCTCTGCGACATGGACGACACGATTCTCAATTCGAGCGGCGCCCGAGAACTCTGCTGGGGGGAGGCGTTCGCGGAAGCGGCCGGGCGGCTCGGCGGGCTCGAGTGGACGGCGTTCATCGAAGCGATCACCAGGACGGAGCGCTGGTTTTGGACGGATCCCGAGCGGCATCTGCGGGGACGGATGGATCTCCTGGCGGCGTGCCGGGAGACCACACACGCGGCCCTTGTGGAGTTGGGCATCGATCGTCTCGACCTGGCGAAGGCGCTGGCGGATCGATACCGCGAGCTCAGGGAAGAGCGGTTCTGCGTTTTTCCAGGCGCGCTCGAGACGCTCGACCACCTCCGGGCCGGGGGCGTGCGGCTCGCGATGATGACGAACGGCACCGCGGCGGACCAGCGCAGGAAGATCGACCGATTCGGCCTCGACCGGTACTTCGACCGAGTCCTCATCGAGGGCGAGTTGGGCGTGGGAAAGCCCCACTCGCGGGTCTACACGATCGCCCTCGCGGCGCTGGGTTGCCGCCCCGAGGAGGCCTGGAGCGTCGGGGATAATTTGGAATGGGATGTGGTCGGGCCCCAGCGGCTCGGCATCTACGGGATCTGGATTGACGGACGGGGGCAGGGGTTGCCGGCGGAGTCCGCCGCGCGGCCGGATCGCATCGTCCGGTCGATCACTGACCTGCGCGCGGGCGACGACACATGTTCACAGAGAGGTGGATGA
- a CDS encoding MBL fold metallo-hydrolase encodes MGRVTVQFLGSGDAFGSGGRFQTCFLVRSEPTRFLIDCGASSLIAMKRFGVDPGELDTILVSHLHGDHFAGVPFVVIDQNLLAKRTRPLVVAGPPGTKQRVIEAMEILFPESSRVQYRFPLEIVELEPERPRALGAVTVTPYVVQHPCGAPPLALRIECDGRVIAYSGDTVWTPTLIDAASGADLFIAEAYTSHPKSRIHMDLATLVSHLGEISAKRVILTHMSAEMLARSGALPYEWAEDGKSVDL; translated from the coding sequence ATGGGTCGAGTCACGGTGCAGTTTCTGGGGAGCGGGGACGCGTTTGGAAGCGGAGGACGCTTCCAGACATGCTTTTTGGTCCGATCGGAGCCCACCCGGTTTCTGATCGACTGCGGCGCATCGTCGCTGATTGCCATGAAGCGCTTCGGCGTGGACCCGGGGGAGCTGGATACGATCCTGGTCTCCCACCTGCACGGAGATCACTTCGCTGGGGTGCCGTTCGTCGTCATCGATCAGAACCTGCTCGCGAAACGCACGCGGCCCCTGGTGGTCGCGGGGCCTCCAGGAACGAAGCAGAGGGTGATCGAGGCGATGGAGATCTTGTTCCCAGAATCCTCCCGGGTTCAGTACAGGTTCCCCCTCGAGATCGTGGAGCTAGAGCCGGAGCGCCCCCGGGCGTTGGGGGCGGTGACGGTGACCCCGTACGTCGTGCAGCATCCTTGCGGAGCCCCACCGTTGGCGCTGCGGATCGAGTGCGACGGGAGGGTCATCGCCTACTCCGGAGACACCGTGTGGACCCCGACGCTGATCGATGCGGCCAGTGGGGCGGATCTCTTCATCGCGGAAGCGTACACCTCCCACCCAAAGTCGAGGATCCATATGGACCTCGCGACCCTCGTCTCCCACCTGGGAGAAATTTCGGCGAAGCGGGTCATCCTCACGCACATGAGTGCCGAGATGCTGGCGAGGTCGGGAGCGCTTCCGTACGAATGGGCCGAAGATGGGAAGAGCGTCGACCTCTGA